Within Legionellales bacterium, the genomic segment GACTACCAACAAATACCTAGCTTTGACTCTGAAAGTAGCAATAAGAAACTCGACTATCTAAGTGAACGACTAAATAATTGTAAGTTAGAGTGTTATTTGGCCGACATTACTACTGAAGATGTGAATAGGTTAGGATATTATGTGATACGAGCACTAATTCCACAGGCTCATCCTTTATCTTTTGGTTATTTAAACGATTCTTTTGAATGCCAACGACTACATGAAGTTCCTATCAAATTAGGATACACGCTAACTAAGAAAAAAACCTACTATCAAGTTCCTCATCCATTTCCGTAGCAATTATGCTACATGTTTTGGCTTCATCAAATGAACTTTTAATAATAATCTCTCATGATCGGCAAACTTATATATATGATTCTTTCTCATTAAATCCATGAAAACACTGCTGACTTCATTTAAAAAACACTGATGCAAGCTATTTGGTAGCACATGAAGATGAGGTAACCAACCCGATAATAATGATTCAAATTTTGGTTTACTATCAATACCATACAATTTTTCAGAAACGCACTCAATTTTTTCGATACTAAAGCCAGCAGCTTTTGCTAACTGCGGATAGTTAGTATCATCATAATAGTGATAGCCTGGGTCAAAATCAATAAAGTACGATTTCCATTGATTTTTATTGATAACATTATCTAGTGATTCCCATAGTAGTTTTGGT encodes:
- a CDS encoding class I SAM-dependent methyltransferase, which produces HANIEYVVMRAEEMNLNQQFDMAISFFCLHWIKNQEIVLKKIYNLLKPGGKTLFAIVPRPKLLWESLDNVINKNQWKSYFIDFDPGYHYYDDTNYPQLAKAAGFSIEKIECVSEKLYGIDSKPKFESLLSGWLPHLHVLPNSLHQCFLNEVSSVFMDLMRKNHIYKFADHERLLLKVHLMKPKHVA